Part of the Anoplopoma fimbria isolate UVic2021 breed Golden Eagle Sablefish chromosome 4, Afim_UVic_2022, whole genome shotgun sequence genome, GACAGAATCTTCATTGAAATATTACCACGTTGACTTTTGAGggtgtccatttttttttttttaagttttatgttttctttactttcctcagattttgtttttaacgtTTCTATAATGCTGACTGCAATGCATTATTGTAGAATGTACCAAAACTAAAccttttagctcagttttcTCATATAGGCCGGATGTACAGAAGACTGGTTCGATAAACTGTTCGGCTCAGCCTCCTTGTGTAGTCAGTTTAGACATTTAAATTGGCTCAAGCAGGAGCAGTAGGTTATATGTTGAAAGCACAATATTTAAGGCACTCAAGTAAACATCCCTTCTGAGCATATAGGTTACTGGAAAGCACACTAACAAAAAGGATCCTACTACAGTCTGTGAAGAAGATCATAAGCtatctactgtatgtttaatTACACATTGTGGTCAGAGAGTTTCAGATAGTGTACATAACAAGATTGGGCATTTCAAATCTGTTTTCAGTATTggattcttttttgttgttgtcagaactgtaagttttatttttatttcatttattagatcattttaagttttttttggggggggattggAGAGAAGCTGTCTCTGGGAAAAACGTAAAAAGTTGCCTGGCAGAACAACAGTATGCCCAGTGAGACCATACAGACGTTTGGTTGTCGGTTAAGGTGTTACCACTGCAACTAGATGTCAAGCATAGATAACAAAAAGCTGCTCTTATTGCAATAGTTTTGTACAATGTTCTGATGTAATAACAATGCACATGTTGGTCCTTTCATTTCCCGACTTTGTAATGTACATAATACGCAACCCTTGGTAGACCTAAATTATTGAATGTGTTTGGGTTTACACATCTCCATCAGCCCATTCCCATAGTGTGAAATGTCAGTGCTGTGCTGAGGGGAGTTTGGATCACTTCAACGTGCAGAGGTGTGTCGCTGAGATTGTTTCCACTCATTCCTCTCACTGCCAACTATTGTACACAGGTACTGAGTCTCTCCATATAAAGTATTAAGTGATAACACATAACAGCAATGATGGTACTAATCTCCTGGACTGTATGATAAAGATTTGTAATTGTTGTCAATAATTTTTACATTGTAACTAATATTGTCGGTGCTTTTtaatttgcaaataaaacaccaCTGTATTTTTCAATAGTTGGATCTGTTTTCCCCTCATTTCTCAGTTTAATTCCTacatgtttacataaaaaaataaaataataattgagcTCTATCTTAAGTCCAAGCAGGATGATGGTGTCTGCTATACTGCAGAGATTTCTAGAAATTGACATCACTGTCTGGCTTGAATTCTGCTGAAAACAAGGTGTGTCTTTTGGTTTCACTTCATCTTGTGCTGTTGTGACGCATATCGAATTACACAAAGCATAGGCctgttcaaaaacaaaatatgcttATGTATTGTCCTTCTGATGTTCAACCAAACCATGGGTAGATTAAAATGTGgctcatgttattttaatttttattccTACTTTGAAAAAGCACAAAGTATGTACCAAATAAACAGTCTTCCTCTGTTGCTCAAGGAAGATATGGTAACATAAAGTTGAATTGCTTCATTTAAGAATAATAATTGATAAAGTTTCAAATAAGTAACACTTGCTTAATAATGTTTGCATGGTCACTACTGATAATAGTGCATTAAGTATTATTATAGGTATTGTTGCTCTTTTATTGATGGTATTGAaggtagtacttttacttttatttgatttttgccTTCATTGTTTGCCTATTTCCTTTTACTGTACAACACTTTGTAACCTTGCTAAAAGGATATATTCTTCACAGATAACGTGTATTATAAGTAGCCTGTTCACGAGTAAAATATATCTAAGTAATAATATAAGTagtaatatattaaaaaatatatatatatatttttattaaacctaaATTTATTGAATAGCCCATGTGAACTTAATTATTAACGCAAAAAAAATAGctaatattcagtaaaacaagTTGAGTGAAATGTACTATTTTGTTGTCTATTGTCTGCCTCTATCAACTAGTGATGGCGATATtaattgaccaatcacagctcgCAGCTCTCACAGCTCCACTGAGCCATCCACCAGCGCGTTCAAGGGGGGGGACTTTCCACAACATTCACCTTTATGCGCTCCTTCCTCATTTCTTGCACCATTTATCGGCTACACTTGCCGGACTCTCTCCAGTTTCTCTCTGAGTTTAGCAGAAGACGTTGAGACAATCTTCCAAGACAGATGGCCGACAATGCAGAAAATGCTCCCCTGTCCAGTGGCAGTCTGGCGGGCAGTGAAGAAGCCCTTGTTCTCGCTGTCAGACCCGCTGGGTGAGTGAAACCTGTCATATCAACTTATATTCATATCCACAGCTGTTTGCTCAGGagtaacagtgttttttttttctctttgtatagctgaattaaaatataaatcacgATTAACAAAATTACACTTTAAATTAGAAGCCCAGCTAATGTGTCTAACAGgaatgaattattaattatcTTGTTAAAATGTGCATATATATTCTGTTTTGCCTGAATAGGTtgatatcaaatatatatacaatatatattttctttgcatCAGATTAGTTCCTTAATAAGTggattttgttatttcttttgaACACTTTATATGTTTTGCTTTTCAcactaaacatattttttaaagcatcttTAACTTTGAATCGGAGTTCGGCCACTTCACAAAAGCCGTCTGCCTAGTAACTGGTGACGCCGCAAAACGTTggccaatgttttttttggtaaattatGAACCAATAATACTATTGGTTCATAATTTACCACAGCAAATAATAATACCAAATTTACCAAAAAGTGTTACAGATTAAAATTGTTTGTAATGTttgagaaattatttttatttgtgaaggATACATAAGGCGTATACTTTCCCTCTCATGCCTGTTATGTATTCAGTTATAATAACATTATCTTAAGATAAATTAGAACTAACAGGCAAACATCCTAATAACTGTGCCCAATTAGATATGACACCATTATTTACATAATACTGTACAATGAGCTTCAGGGTTGTAGTTTCacttgaaatgaaataacaaaatatacagttgttgtgacctttttatgataaaaaaaactatattttactccagtttatactttttttaataggTGTACATAGTTGTTGTATGTGTACTTCCTTATGACACAAGAAATGTGTCTGCCTGGTAACAAGTGATGCTCACTTTCTATTGGCTGATTATGAGAGATGGAGATTCCCatattattatatcatgttACTTAAGGTAACAGTAACAAAATAGATTATGttgatttgacttttttttagaatatgGATAATACCAagattgtttgtttacatactgggtttttttgtgtgccagAAAAATGCCACATACAGCACTTTGGGAAACCCCCCCCTCAAAGTGACTTTTATACTTCGGGGAGGAATCATTTGGTAAAAATCTGTATTTGagtgtgtttcattttcatgttctcccctctccccttctGCTTTATCCTCACATAtctttctatttctctctcacagGGGCTCCAACAGCCGGGCCTTTAAGATTGCAGGCCTGACAACCCTTGCATGTCTGCTGCTGGCCAGCCAGGTCTTCACTGCCTATATGGTGTTTGATCAGAAGCAGCAGATCCACTCGCTGCAGAAGAACTCAGACAGATTGGGCAAACAGGTGTCCCGCTCATACCAAGGTAAAAGTCCCCATGATCAGACAGGGTGGTCCGAGCAGGATAGTGTCACTTATCAGTAAAAAGTCTTTgtcagacaggaggaggaggaagaggaggctgtaggaggaggaggagcaggaggaggctgTAGGAGGCTGTAGGAATGAGGAGGTGGAAAAGGAAGCGAAAGTTTTCTTTAAGGAACTTGATATGAAACCTGGATAGAGAAATGAACATTTGGTAATCAGCTGTGTGGTACACTTATGTGGATTTTATCATGTCGAGCAGCATCATATGGAGTTACCATACTTATCTATTACTCAACACATGCTTTGTTGCTGTgatgaaaatcattttttagaGAATTGATTGTGTTGCCttcattttattcagtttaaattttctatttatattttttagttcaagttatttatgtatttatttattctgttgaGCTTTCATCTTGTGTATCGTAATTTAGATcaggtatttgtgtgtgtttataacacaaacaacaaatcagTTGTTCATTAGCGTTCagtacaaacatatttttatcatattttacatttttttttttttttgtttttctttgctagctaataactttgtttgtttgtttgtttgtttacagctcCAGCGAGGATGCAGATGCCCATGAAGAGTTTGCCTCTGCTGATGGACTTCACTTTAGATGAGGACGCCACAACACCCATGGCTGTAGGTTAACACCTGCTacccataaaataaaataaatttaattctATCGAGGGGGCAACCAACTTGTTAAAAGATATTGACCTGGattatttcaaatgaatgaatatgttttaacataaactcaaacaaacatcatttgactcctctcttccctcccatCAGAAAGTGAAGGACACTGTTGTCAGCGTGGAGACACAGCTGAAGGATCTCCTGCAGGTATGTTGCACTCGTGTCCTGTGTGTCTtcatgttgctgatgttgtGTTGTCTCTAAGCTCTGGTCATGTTTTGAGCAGGACCCCCAGCTGCCGCAGTTCAATGAGACCTTCATGACCAACCTGCAGGGCATGAAGCAGCACGTGAATGAGAGCGAGTGGAAGGTAAAGCCCTACACACATTAACATGGAGACTACTAAAACAAATATAGGCATGAATAAACTAATCTTGCAtgaatttatacattttgtgcCACGCAGAGCTTTGAGTCTTGGATGCGCTACTGGTTGATCTTCCAGATGGCCCAGCAGAATCCTGTAACCCCAACACCTCAGTCAGGTTACTGcaactttctttcctttcctgtgACAGTAGATGATTGGTCCAGTAGGGAGTTTAAGGCCTGTGTTTGTAATATATTACTGTGGCAATAGTATTTGAATTGTTTATGTGTAAGGgacaagtacagagaaacaCTGACAGTTGccaatatactgtacatgtgtatATAGCTGAAGCTAACTTCAAACATGTGTCATTTGATGGGCAAGGATAGTTTAAGTAATCACTAAAATTCCATGTTACagtttaaaatcttaaaatctgttcatataataatgatgtaacattcaaacaaacattcaaaacaaacagatgcaGATCATTTCTAGAATCAACACAAGTATAAATAATGACTAGTTACTGTCATAGTTACAGTTCTGGAGAAGTTATTTTGCTGCCAGTAGATGACAACATGCAAATCAGTGGCTTGATTAAGATACAATTTACaatcataaacattttttggggggcaaaAAGCTTACAAATTGCATGCTAgataatatttttgttactGTCACTGAGTTTCTAGGTGTAGAGGTTGTTATGTCAGGCAAAGTGTAATACGTGTTATTTCCTGCACTGCTCATGGGGAAACTTGAAGCAAAGATTTAGCCTTGCCTtcaaggaatagtttgacaaaaaTGCTAATTTGCTCCCTGAATGAGAGTTACATgaaaagatcaataccactctaatctgttccagtgtttgtgctatgctaagctaaccagctgctggctgtagcttcatgttAAATGGATAGATTGAATGATGGTATCGATCTTTTAACTTTCgtcaagaaagcaaatacatGCATTTCCCCCAAATCACTATTACTTTAACTTTGCTGCAGTCACTagtaattatttattaactatTTAAATGTCCCCTACTATTTAAATCCCTCAGCCTCTGTGATCAAGACCAAATGCCAGACTGAGGCAGCATCCGGAGTCACCCAGATCGGTTACTACAAGCCCCAGTGTGACGAGCAGGGTCGCTACAAGCCCATGCAGTGCTGGCCCCCAACCGGCTACTGCTGGTGTGTGGACAAGACTGGCACACCCATCGAGGGCACCAGCATGCGCGGTCGCCCCGACTGTCAGAGAGGTAGAAGACGCAGATTAAAGGACTTTTAAATTCAACTCTACATCTGTAGCTTTTCATGCGAGGCTGTCATGAATGATGAAATTAACTGCCCCGTTTTCTTTGCCTCAGCTCCATTTGGCCGCAGGATGTTAGCACCCATGCTGATGCAGAAGACCCTCAGTGTTGGTGAGTGCCTCATATTAGGTTTTTTAGTGgattacattactttttttgcaattgCCAAGACACGAAAACTGGTACACGTGGCAGAGTTATTAAAACCTTTAACTCATCAACTAAATTGACCAGGTGTGCTTAACCATAATCGCTTTGTCTGCTTTACATCGAgtcaaaaaaaatctaaaacacacttttttataCAACTACATACGGTTATCTGCATCagacacattattttaaaactaaaagccTGTGTGCAAAACACTACcgttggaaaaaaacacactcaaatatCAATTACctgcacccagaatgcacctgtaAC contains:
- the LOC129089845 gene encoding H-2 class II histocompatibility antigen gamma chain-like — encoded protein: MADNAENAPLSSGSLAGSEEALVLAVRPAGGSNSRAFKIAGLTTLACLLLASQVFTAYMVFDQKQQIHSLQKNSDRLGKQVSRSYQAPARMQMPMKSLPLLMDFTLDEDATTPMAKVKDTVVSVETQLKDLLQDPQLPQFNETFMTNLQGMKQHVNESEWKSFESWMRYWLIFQMAQQNPVTPTPQSASVIKTKCQTEAASGVTQIGYYKPQCDEQGRYKPMQCWPPTGYCWCVDKTGTPIEGTSMRGRPDCQRAPFGRRMLAPMLMQKTLSVDE